In one window of Pseudomonas putida DNA:
- the thrC gene encoding threonine synthase produces the protein MRYISTRGQAPALNFEDVLLAGLASDGGLYVPENLPRFTQEEIASWAGLPYHELAFRVMRPFVTGSIADADFKKILEETYGAFAHAAVAPLRQLNGNEWVMELFHGPTLAFKDFALQLLGRLLDHVLVKRGERVVIVGATSGDTGSAAIEGCRRCDNVDIFILHPHQRVSEVQRRQMTTILGDNIHNIAIEGNFDDCQEMVKASFADQSFLKGTRLVAVNSINWARIMAQIVYYFHAALQLGGPARSIAFSVPTGNFGDIFAGYLARNMGLPISQLVVATNRNDILHRFMSGNQYVKDALHPTLSPSMDIMVSSNFERLLFDLHGRNGAAIAELMANFKQGGGFSVEQDRWTEARKLFDSLAVSDEQTCETIAEVFKATGEVLDPHTAIGVKAARECRRSLDTPMVVLGTAHPVKFPEAVEKAGVGKALELPAHLSDLFSREERCTVLANDLKAVQAFVSQHGNRGKPL, from the coding sequence ATGCGCTATATCAGTACTCGCGGCCAGGCGCCGGCCCTGAATTTCGAAGACGTCCTGCTGGCTGGCCTTGCCAGTGATGGCGGCCTGTACGTGCCGGAGAACCTGCCGCGCTTCACCCAGGAAGAGATCGCATCCTGGGCCGGCCTGCCGTACCACGAACTGGCCTTCCGGGTGATGCGCCCGTTCGTCACCGGCAGCATCGCCGACGCCGACTTCAAGAAGATCCTGGAGGAAACCTACGGTGCCTTCGCCCATGCCGCGGTGGCGCCGCTGCGCCAGTTGAACGGCAACGAGTGGGTGATGGAGCTGTTCCACGGCCCAACACTGGCGTTCAAGGACTTTGCCCTGCAACTGCTTGGCCGTCTGCTCGACCACGTGCTGGTCAAGCGTGGCGAGCGCGTGGTGATTGTCGGCGCCACCAGCGGCGATACCGGTTCTGCCGCCATCGAAGGCTGCCGCCGTTGCGACAACGTTGACATCTTCATCCTGCACCCGCACCAGCGTGTGTCGGAAGTTCAGCGTCGGCAGATGACCACCATCCTCGGTGACAACATCCACAACATCGCCATCGAAGGCAACTTCGACGACTGCCAGGAAATGGTCAAGGCCAGCTTCGCCGATCAGTCCTTCCTCAAGGGCACTCGCCTGGTGGCGGTCAACTCGATCAACTGGGCGCGGATCATGGCCCAGATCGTCTACTACTTCCATGCAGCACTGCAGTTGGGCGGCCCGGCGCGCTCGATCGCGTTCTCGGTCCCGACCGGCAACTTCGGCGACATCTTTGCCGGTTACCTGGCACGCAACATGGGCCTGCCGATCAGCCAACTGGTGGTGGCCACCAACCGCAACGACATCCTGCACCGCTTCATGAGCGGCAACCAGTACGTCAAGGATGCCCTGCACCCAACGCTGTCGCCGTCGATGGACATCATGGTCTCGTCCAACTTCGAGCGCCTGCTGTTCGATCTGCACGGTCGCAACGGTGCCGCGATCGCCGAGTTGATGGCCAACTTCAAGCAAGGTGGCGGTTTCAGCGTGGAGCAGGATCGCTGGACCGAGGCGCGCAAGCTGTTCGACTCCCTGGCGGTGAGCGACGAGCAGACCTGCGAGACCATCGCCGAGGTGTTCAAGGCCACCGGCGAAGTGCTTGATCCGCATACCGCAATCGGCGTCAAAGCCGCTCGTGAGTGCCGTCGCAGCCTGGACACGCCGATGGTGGTCCTGGGCACCGCGCATCCGGTCAAATTCCCCGAAGCGGTGGAGAAGGCCGGTGTCGGCAAGGCCCTCGAGTTGCCGGCGCACTTGAGCGACCTGTTCAGCCGCGAGGAGCGTTGCACGGTCCTGGCCAATGACCTGAAGGCGGTCCAGGCCTTCGTCAGCCAGCACGGCAACCGCGGCAAGCCGCTGTAA
- a CDS encoding response regulator, producing MHRLNILIVQSHPAQQIALHQACNALGVFNVRIACDLASAKASMAQMQALDMLIIDHGMPALSAQALLKHVTRQGHARALLFVGQPPVRGPDLAVEAQRQGQWVIAQLPWPLSIRGLQAALQRLRRPPRRYSGRDIETVMLPTHAR from the coding sequence ATGCACCGGCTCAACATTCTTATCGTCCAGTCTCATCCCGCCCAGCAGATCGCTTTGCACCAGGCCTGCAATGCCCTGGGGGTTTTCAACGTGCGCATTGCCTGCGATCTGGCCAGCGCCAAGGCAAGCATGGCGCAGATGCAAGCCTTGGACATGCTCATCATCGACCATGGCATGCCGGCGCTGAGCGCCCAGGCACTGTTGAAGCACGTGACCCGGCAAGGCCATGCGCGTGCGCTACTGTTCGTCGGACAGCCCCCTGTGCGCGGCCCTGATCTCGCTGTCGAGGCCCAGCGTCAGGGGCAGTGGGTTATTGCCCAATTGCCCTGGCCGTTGTCGATCAGGGGGTTGCAGGCGGCATTGCAGCGGCTGCGTCGGCCGCCGCGCAGGTACTCCGGGCGGGATATCGAAACGGTCATGTTGCCCACGCATGCTCGCTGA
- a CDS encoding DUF3509 domain-containing protein, with protein MERICSLLNDALSPYHTRLDDVDARGNRQLTLLDAQGNEVLRRAVSVRQLQEQRLLVDLVDGLHRDLQIVEGRLQPCVIAALQHRHQPQGTFA; from the coding sequence ATGGAAAGAATCTGCTCCCTGCTCAACGATGCCCTGTCCCCTTATCACACCCGCCTCGACGATGTAGATGCGCGCGGCAATCGCCAACTCACCTTGCTCGATGCGCAGGGCAACGAGGTGTTGCGCCGCGCCGTGAGTGTGCGTCAGCTACAGGAGCAGCGCTTGCTGGTCGATCTGGTCGACGGTCTGCACCGCGACCTGCAGATCGTCGAGGGGCGTCTGCAGCCTTGTGTGATCGCGGCCTTGCAACACCGACATCAACCTCAGGGAACCTTTGCCTGA
- a CDS encoding TIGR02285 family protein: protein MRMFVLLCVLLLSSQQGQARERLTWLLRDLPPFTIFEGQEKGQGVVDRMLPLLIEQMPEYDHTVLRVNRARGIQMLQERSFTCDPTLLWTPERARFVHFSQPTLPILSSGLVIRKADPGRLDESEDSTPVDLKQVLERPGMKLGIVAQRSYGVVVDDILRQLPETTLSRHYGNDATANLLQMQQLGRLQLVLGYWPEVRYLIQQQGGSLDSYQFHPIKGANRYQFLHVGCSDTPLGRQAIAHIDKLLPHLRQEVLPEFYASWLDPELRTEYLEQTRHLVEELPSAANPQP, encoded by the coding sequence ATGCGCATGTTTGTGCTGCTCTGCGTCCTGCTGTTGTCCTCGCAGCAGGGCCAGGCCCGTGAACGTTTGACCTGGCTGCTGCGCGACCTGCCGCCGTTCACTATTTTCGAAGGCCAGGAAAAGGGCCAGGGCGTGGTCGATCGCATGCTGCCCCTGCTCATCGAGCAGATGCCCGAATACGATCACACGGTGCTACGGGTAAATCGCGCGCGCGGCATCCAGATGCTTCAGGAACGCAGCTTCACCTGCGACCCCACCCTGCTATGGACACCGGAACGCGCCCGTTTCGTGCATTTCTCCCAACCCACGCTGCCCATCCTCAGCAGCGGGCTGGTCATCCGCAAGGCAGACCCGGGACGATTGGACGAATCCGAGGACAGCACGCCTGTGGACCTGAAGCAGGTGCTGGAACGGCCAGGGATGAAGTTGGGCATCGTGGCCCAACGCAGCTACGGAGTAGTGGTCGACGATATCCTGCGCCAGTTGCCAGAAACCACGCTGAGCCGCCACTACGGCAACGATGCCACCGCCAACCTCTTGCAGATGCAGCAACTGGGGCGCCTGCAACTGGTACTTGGGTACTGGCCGGAGGTGCGCTACCTGATCCAGCAGCAGGGCGGCTCGCTGGACAGCTACCAGTTCCACCCGATCAAGGGTGCGAATCGCTATCAGTTTCTGCATGTGGGCTGCTCCGACACGCCACTGGGACGCCAAGCCATCGCCCATATCGACAAGCTGTTGCCGCACCTGCGCCAGGAAGTACTCCCTGAGTTCTACGCAAGCTGGCTCGACCCCGAACTGCGCACAGAGTACCTGGAGCAGACACGGCACCTGGTCGAGGAGCTTCCCTCTGCAGCCAACCCCCAGCCATGA
- a CDS encoding CaiB/BaiF CoA transferase family protein — translation MHTPAKPLAGLKVIELGTLIAGPFASRICAEFGAEVIKVESPDGGDPLRKWRKLYEGTSLWWFVQARNKQSLTLNLKHPEGREILKQLLADADILIENFRPGVLEKLGLGWEVLHALNPRLVMVRLSGFGQTGPMKDQPGFGAVGESMGGLRYITGFEDRPPVRTGISIGDSIAALWGVIGALMALRHREVNGGEGQVVDVALYEAIFAMMESMVPEFDVFGFIRERTGNIMPGITPSSIHTSADGRHVQIGANGDAIFKRFMQAIGRDDLAEDATLASNDGRDLRRDELYGVIDRWVNSLPLEQVMQVLNDAGVPASRIYSAEDMFSDPQFLAREMFLQAKLPDGKPFKMPGIVPKLSQTPGSTEWVGPALGEHTATLLAGLGYSAAEVARLREQGAV, via the coding sequence ATGCACACCCCCGCCAAACCCCTCGCCGGTCTGAAGGTCATCGAGCTCGGCACCTTGATCGCCGGCCCCTTCGCTTCGCGTATCTGCGCCGAATTCGGCGCCGAGGTGATCAAGGTCGAATCACCTGATGGCGGCGATCCGCTGCGCAAGTGGCGCAAATTATATGAAGGGACTTCGCTGTGGTGGTTCGTCCAGGCGCGCAACAAGCAATCGCTCACGCTCAACCTCAAGCACCCCGAAGGACGCGAGATCCTCAAGCAATTGCTGGCCGATGCTGACATCCTGATCGAGAACTTCCGCCCTGGCGTGCTGGAGAAACTCGGCCTTGGCTGGGAGGTGCTGCATGCCCTCAACCCACGCCTGGTAATGGTACGCCTGTCAGGCTTCGGCCAGACCGGGCCGATGAAGGACCAGCCAGGCTTCGGTGCCGTCGGCGAGTCCATGGGGGGCCTGCGCTACATCACCGGTTTCGAGGATCGTCCGCCCGTGCGCACGGGCATTTCCATCGGCGACTCGATCGCCGCTCTCTGGGGCGTGATTGGTGCACTGATGGCCCTGCGCCACCGCGAAGTCAATGGCGGTGAAGGACAGGTGGTGGATGTGGCGCTGTACGAGGCAATCTTCGCGATGATGGAAAGCATGGTGCCGGAGTTCGATGTGTTCGGTTTCATTCGCGAGCGCACCGGCAACATCATGCCGGGCATCACCCCCTCCTCCATCCACACCAGCGCCGACGGCCGGCACGTGCAGATCGGCGCCAACGGCGATGCGATCTTCAAACGCTTCATGCAGGCCATCGGCCGCGACGACCTCGCCGAGGATGCAACCCTGGCCAGCAACGATGGCCGTGACCTGCGTCGCGACGAGCTGTACGGGGTGATCGACCGCTGGGTCAACAGCCTGCCGCTGGAACAGGTGATGCAGGTGCTGAACGACGCAGGCGTGCCTGCCAGCCGCATCTATTCGGCCGAGGACATGTTCAGCGACCCGCAATTCCTCGCCCGGGAAATGTTCCTTCAGGCGAAGCTCCCAGACGGCAAGCCCTTCAAGATGCCGGGGATCGTGCCCAAGCTCTCGCAGACACCCGGCTCCACGGAGTGGGTCGGGCCTGCGCTGGGAGAGCACACGGCGACACTGCTCGCCGGGCTGGGCTATAGCGCTGCCGAGGTGGCACGCCTGCGCGAGCAGGGGGCGGTCTGA
- a CDS encoding YaeQ family protein, with protein MAQPSTTYKFELNLTDLDRGVYENVRQTIARHPSETEERMAVRLLAYALWYNENLSFGRGLSDVDEAALWEKSLDDRILHWIEVGQPDADRLTWCSRRTERTSLLAYGSLRVWENKVVGAVKGLKNLSIAAVPQEVLEVLATDMPRTIKWDVMISEGTVFVTDDRGQHEVQLQWLLGERG; from the coding sequence ATGGCCCAGCCTTCCACCACCTACAAGTTCGAACTGAATCTGACCGACCTCGACCGCGGCGTGTACGAAAACGTGCGTCAGACGATCGCTCGTCACCCGTCGGAGACCGAGGAACGCATGGCCGTCCGTCTGCTGGCCTACGCCCTTTGGTACAACGAGAACCTGTCGTTCGGCCGCGGTCTGTCGGATGTCGATGAGGCCGCCCTGTGGGAAAAAAGCCTGGATGATCGCATCCTGCACTGGATCGAAGTCGGCCAGCCCGACGCCGACCGTCTCACCTGGTGCTCGCGCCGTACCGAGCGCACCAGCCTGCTGGCCTACGGCAGCTTGCGGGTGTGGGAGAACAAGGTGGTCGGCGCGGTCAAGGGCCTGAAAAACCTGAGCATCGCTGCTGTCCCGCAGGAAGTCCTGGAGGTTCTGGCCACCGACATGCCGCGTACCATCAAATGGGATGTGATGATCAGTGAAGGCACGGTATTCGTCACCGACGACCGTGGCCAGCACGAAGTCCAATTGCAGTGGCTGCTCGGTGAGCGCGGCTGA
- the recJ gene encoding single-stranded-DNA-specific exonuclease RecJ: protein MRIEPRPLPSALPFLGNLPPLLTRLYAARGVQSESELDKSLARLLPYQQLKGIEAAVDLLVEALDLRQRILIVGDFDADGATASTVGVLGLRLLGAAHVDYLVPNRFEYGYGLTPEIVQVALQRQPQLLITVDNGISSVDGVAAAKAAGLKVLVTDHHLPGEQLPDADAIVNPNQPGCTFPSKSLAGVGVIFYVLMALRARLRSLGRYETQAQPNIGELLDLVALGSVADVVPLDANNRILVHQGLERIRAGRARPGLKAILEVARRDHRRITSTDLGFILGPRLNAAGRLDDMSLGIECLLCEDPAVALDMAGQLDGLNQDRKSIEQGMQREALAQLKDLPIESMPYGLCLFDADWHQGVIGILASRLKERYHRPTIAFADAGEGMLKGSARSVPGFHIRDALDAVAARQPHLISKFGGHAMAAGLSLPEANFQAFADAFDEEVRRQLCEDDLTGRLLSDGTLAVEEFHLDLARALRNAGPWGQHFPEPLFHGVFQMVEQRVVGERHLKVVLKSECGSVKLDGIAFGIDRDVWPNPTVRWVEVAYKLDVNEFRGNESVQLMIAHMEPR from the coding sequence ATGCGTATCGAACCCCGCCCCCTGCCATCGGCACTGCCCTTCCTTGGCAACCTGCCACCCCTGTTGACCCGGCTGTATGCCGCCCGCGGCGTGCAGAGCGAGTCCGAACTGGACAAGAGCCTGGCGCGCCTGTTGCCGTACCAGCAACTTAAAGGAATCGAGGCGGCCGTCGACCTGTTGGTCGAGGCCCTGGACCTGCGTCAGCGCATTCTGATCGTCGGCGACTTCGACGCCGATGGCGCCACCGCCAGCACCGTAGGTGTGCTGGGGCTGCGACTGCTGGGTGCGGCCCATGTGGATTACCTGGTGCCCAATCGCTTCGAGTACGGCTATGGCCTGACCCCGGAGATCGTGCAGGTGGCGTTGCAGCGTCAGCCGCAACTGCTGATCACGGTCGATAACGGTATCTCCAGTGTCGATGGCGTGGCGGCGGCCAAGGCTGCTGGGCTCAAGGTCCTGGTCACCGACCACCACCTGCCTGGCGAGCAGTTGCCCGACGCCGATGCGATCGTCAACCCGAACCAGCCAGGCTGCACCTTCCCCAGCAAGTCGCTGGCCGGGGTGGGGGTGATTTTCTACGTGCTGATGGCCCTGCGTGCCCGTCTGCGCAGCCTTGGACGCTATGAGACGCAGGCCCAACCGAACATTGGCGAACTGCTCGACCTGGTGGCGTTGGGCAGTGTCGCCGACGTGGTACCGCTGGACGCCAACAACCGTATCCTCGTGCACCAGGGGCTCGAGCGCATCCGTGCCGGGCGTGCTCGTCCTGGGTTGAAGGCAATTCTCGAAGTGGCGCGGCGCGATCATCGGCGCATCACCTCGACCGACCTGGGTTTCATCCTCGGGCCACGGCTCAACGCCGCCGGTCGGCTGGACGACATGAGCCTGGGCATCGAATGCCTGCTGTGCGAAGACCCCGCCGTTGCGCTGGACATGGCCGGGCAACTGGACGGGCTCAACCAGGATCGCAAGTCCATCGAGCAGGGCATGCAGCGCGAAGCCCTGGCCCAGCTCAAGGACCTGCCGATCGAGTCCATGCCCTATGGCCTGTGCCTGTTCGACGCCGACTGGCACCAAGGTGTGATCGGCATCCTCGCCTCGCGCCTGAAGGAGCGCTACCACCGACCGACCATCGCCTTTGCCGATGCGGGCGAGGGCATGCTCAAGGGCTCTGCCCGTTCGGTGCCGGGCTTCCATATCCGCGATGCGCTGGATGCCGTGGCTGCACGCCAGCCGCACCTGATCAGCAAGTTCGGCGGCCACGCCATGGCCGCCGGCTTGTCGCTGCCTGAGGCCAATTTCCAGGCCTTTGCCGATGCGTTCGACGAAGAGGTGCGGCGCCAGTTGTGCGAGGACGACCTGACCGGGCGCCTGCTGTCCGACGGCACCCTGGCGGTCGAGGAGTTTCATCTGGACCTGGCCCGCGCCCTGCGCAATGCTGGCCCTTGGGGGCAGCATTTTCCCGAGCCGCTGTTCCATGGCGTGTTCCAGATGGTCGAACAGCGCGTGGTGGGGGAGCGGCATCTGAAAGTGGTGCTCAAGAGCGAGTGCGGCTCGGTGAAACTCGATGGGATCGCCTTCGGCATCGACCGCGACGTGTGGCCCAACCCGACGGTGCGTTGGGTGGAGGTGGCCTACAAGCTCGATGTGAACGAGTTTCGCGGCAATGAAAGCGTGCAACTGATGATTGCGCACATGGAGCCGCGCTGA
- a CDS encoding NADH:flavin oxidoreductase/NADH oxidase, whose protein sequence is MSLLLEPYTLRQLTLPNRIAVSPMCQYSSVDGLANDWHLVHLGSRAVGGAGLVITEAVAVTADGRITAEDLGLWNDDQIVPLQRITRFITSQGAIPGIQLAHAGRKASTHRPWLGKHGSVKVEDGGWQPVGPSKIAFDPEHTPPRELSHDEIQGVVQAFVQAAERAKAAGFKVVEIHAAHGYLLHQFLSPLSNQRRDEYGSCFENRIRLTLQVTEAVREVWPQELPLFVRVSATDWVEDGWNPDETVELARRLRALGVDLIDVSSGGTSVNAEIPTGPGYQTRFAERVRKESEVATGTVGMITEPAQAEHILRTGQADLIFLARELLRDPYWPLHADDDLGGNKATWPAQYQRATSRANPIHESDLRE, encoded by the coding sequence ATGAGCCTGCTGCTTGAGCCGTATACCCTGCGTCAGCTGACCCTGCCCAATCGCATTGCGGTTTCGCCAATGTGCCAGTACTCGAGCGTCGATGGCCTGGCCAACGACTGGCATCTTGTCCACCTGGGCAGTCGCGCCGTCGGTGGCGCCGGGCTGGTGATCACCGAGGCGGTGGCTGTCACTGCCGACGGAAGAATCACCGCCGAAGATCTCGGGCTGTGGAACGACGACCAGATCGTCCCACTGCAACGTATCACCCGCTTCATCACTTCCCAGGGCGCCATTCCGGGCATTCAGCTGGCGCATGCCGGGCGCAAGGCGAGCACCCATCGTCCCTGGCTCGGCAAGCACGGCAGCGTCAAGGTCGAGGACGGCGGCTGGCAGCCGGTCGGGCCTTCGAAGATCGCCTTCGATCCGGAGCATACGCCGCCGCGCGAGCTGAGCCACGATGAGATCCAGGGTGTTGTCCAGGCCTTCGTCCAGGCCGCCGAGCGTGCCAAGGCGGCCGGGTTCAAGGTCGTCGAAATCCATGCGGCCCATGGCTACCTGCTGCATCAGTTTCTTTCGCCGCTGAGCAACCAGCGGCGTGACGAGTACGGCAGCTGCTTCGAGAACCGTATTCGTCTGACGCTTCAGGTGACCGAGGCCGTGCGTGAGGTATGGCCGCAGGAGCTGCCGCTGTTCGTGCGGGTATCGGCCACCGATTGGGTCGAGGATGGCTGGAACCCAGACGAGACGGTCGAGCTGGCGCGTCGTCTGAGGGCGCTGGGGGTCGACCTGATCGACGTATCCTCGGGCGGCACCTCGGTCAATGCCGAGATCCCCACCGGCCCGGGTTACCAGACCCGCTTCGCCGAGCGGGTGCGCAAGGAGTCGGAAGTCGCCACCGGCACCGTGGGCATGATCACCGAACCCGCGCAGGCCGAACACATCCTGCGTACCGGTCAGGCCGACCTGATCTTCCTCGCCCGCGAACTGCTGCGCGACCCTTACTGGCCGCTGCATGCCGACGATGACCTGGGTGGCAACAAGGCAACCTGGCCTGCGCAGTACCAACGTGCGACCAGCCGGGCCAATCCGATTCATGAGTCGGATCTGCGGGAGTGA
- a CDS encoding tellurite resistance TerB family protein — translation MNTRGLLDQLLKSGQSLLQNQQGKGGAGKVPGLGDLLGGGQGKGSGLGGLLSGAGGGALAAGAMGLLLGSKKARKYGGKALTYGGLAALGVLAYKAYGNWQARQGQAPAQEPQTLDRLPPAQAEQHSQAVLKALVAAAKSDGHIDERERELIEGEFVRLDSDRELQAWLHAELNKPLDPAEVARAAQTPEMAAEMYLASVMMVDQEHFMERAYLDELARQLRLDPNLREELERQVRDAAAQ, via the coding sequence ATGAACACCCGTGGTCTGCTCGATCAACTGCTCAAGTCCGGCCAGTCACTGCTGCAGAACCAGCAGGGCAAGGGCGGGGCGGGCAAGGTGCCCGGTCTTGGTGATCTGCTCGGGGGTGGCCAAGGCAAGGGCTCTGGCCTTGGCGGCCTGCTTTCCGGTGCCGGAGGCGGGGCGCTGGCGGCCGGGGCCATGGGGCTGCTGCTGGGCAGCAAGAAGGCGCGCAAGTACGGTGGCAAGGCACTCACCTACGGTGGCCTCGCCGCCCTTGGCGTGCTGGCCTACAAAGCCTATGGCAACTGGCAGGCGCGCCAGGGCCAGGCCCCTGCGCAGGAGCCACAGACCCTCGATCGCCTGCCGCCGGCCCAAGCCGAGCAACACAGCCAGGCGGTGCTCAAGGCGCTGGTGGCGGCGGCCAAGTCCGACGGTCATATCGATGAGCGCGAGCGTGAACTGATCGAGGGCGAGTTCGTGCGCCTGGACAGCGATCGCGAGCTGCAGGCCTGGCTGCATGCCGAGCTGAACAAGCCGCTCGATCCTGCCGAAGTGGCCCGTGCCGCACAGACCCCTGAAATGGCCGCAGAGATGTACCTGGCCAGCGTGATGATGGTCGATCAGGAACACTTCATGGAGCGCGCCTACCTTGACGAACTGGCCCGCCAATTGCGCCTGGACCCGAACTTGCGCGAGGAACTGGAACGCCAGGTACGGGACGCTGCGGCACAGTGA
- a CDS encoding methyl-accepting chemotaxis protein has product MKNWTLRQRILASFAVIIAIMLLMIVAAYSRLVTIEASEQAVGTDSIPGIYYSSMIRSAWVDSYVASQQLVGLSNHRELTSADLELFKGFHDRLRAQMANYQGTIQDAQDQASFDTFVRLEEAYVKVVDQVLAAYREKNYPEAERLIAEVLTPAWTDGRKHLNSVIDRNTESANAATREIVSAVATAKGSMIVSLILAIVAAGICGLLLMRAISAPMQRIVHALDKLRSGDLSARLNLDRKDEFGAIENGFNEMGEALANLVAQAQRSSVQVTTSVTEIAATSKQQQATATETAATTTEIGATSREIAATSRDLVRTMTEVTSAADQASSLAGSGQQGLARMEETMHQVMGAADLVNAKLGILNEKASNINQVVVTIVKVADQTNLLSLNAAIEAEKAGEYGRGFAVVATEVRRLADQTAVATYDIEQMVREIQSAVSAGVMGMDKFSEEVRRGMFEVQQVGEQLSQIIHQVQALAPRVLMVNEGMQAQATGAEQINQALAQLSDASTQTVESLRQASFAIDELSQVAAGLRGGVSRFKV; this is encoded by the coding sequence GTGAAGAACTGGACCTTGCGCCAACGGATCCTGGCAAGTTTCGCCGTGATCATCGCCATCATGCTGTTGATGATCGTAGCGGCGTATTCACGCCTGGTGACCATCGAAGCCAGCGAGCAGGCAGTGGGCACGGACAGCATTCCGGGAATCTACTACAGCTCGATGATCCGCAGCGCCTGGGTCGACAGCTACGTCGCCAGCCAGCAGTTGGTCGGCTTGTCCAACCATCGCGAGCTGACCTCGGCCGACCTCGAGCTGTTCAAGGGTTTCCACGACCGCCTCAGGGCGCAGATGGCCAACTACCAGGGCACGATCCAGGACGCGCAGGACCAGGCATCCTTCGACACCTTCGTGCGTCTCGAGGAGGCCTACGTCAAGGTGGTCGACCAGGTCCTGGCAGCCTACCGCGAGAAGAACTACCCCGAAGCCGAGCGCCTGATCGCCGAAGTACTGACACCGGCCTGGACCGACGGGCGCAAGCACCTGAACTCGGTGATCGACCGCAATACCGAATCCGCCAATGCCGCCACCCGCGAGATCGTCAGCGCCGTGGCCACCGCCAAGGGCAGCATGATCGTTTCGCTGATCCTGGCGATTGTCGCTGCTGGCATCTGCGGCCTGCTGCTGATGCGCGCCATCAGTGCTCCCATGCAACGCATCGTGCATGCCCTCGACAAGCTGCGCTCGGGTGACCTCAGCGCGCGCCTGAACCTGGACCGCAAGGATGAGTTCGGCGCCATCGAGAATGGTTTCAATGAAATGGGCGAGGCGCTTGCCAACCTGGTGGCCCAGGCCCAGCGCTCATCGGTGCAGGTGACCACCTCCGTCACCGAGATCGCCGCCACCTCCAAGCAGCAGCAGGCCACGGCCACCGAAACCGCTGCAACCACCACGGAAATTGGCGCCACCTCGCGCGAGATCGCTGCGACCTCGCGTGATCTGGTGCGTACCATGACCGAGGTGACCAGTGCCGCCGACCAGGCTTCGAGCCTTGCCGGTTCCGGCCAGCAAGGCCTGGCGCGCATGGAGGAAACCATGCATCAGGTGATGGGCGCCGCCGACCTGGTCAACGCCAAGCTGGGCATCCTCAACGAGAAGGCCAGCAACATCAACCAGGTGGTGGTGACCATCGTCAAGGTCGCCGACCAGACCAACCTGCTGTCGCTCAACGCCGCCATCGAGGCGGAAAAAGCCGGTGAGTACGGCCGCGGTTTTGCCGTGGTGGCCACCGAAGTGCGCCGCCTGGCCGACCAGACCGCAGTGGCCACCTACGACATCGAGCAGATGGTGCGCGAGATCCAGTCCGCGGTGTCGGCTGGGGTCATGGGCATGGACAAGTTCTCCGAGGAAGTGCGCCGCGGCATGTTCGAGGTGCAGCAGGTAGGCGAGCAGCTCAGTCAGATCATTCATCAGGTGCAGGCGCTGGCGCCACGGGTCCTGATGGTCAACGAGGGCATGCAGGCCCAGGCCACCGGCGCCGAGCAGATCAACCAGGCGCTGGCCCAGCTCAGTGATGCCAGCACGCAGACGGTCGAGTCGTTGCGCCAGGCCAGTTTCGCCATCGACGAACTGAGCCAAGTGGCTGCCGGGCTGCGTGGCGGTGTCTCGCGCTTCAAAGTCTGA
- a CDS encoding chemotaxis protein CheW → MNDLQPRDQRQAEAKGVLYLLFHIGEQRFALDVREVIEVLPLRPLKPIAQAPVWVAGILGHRGALVPVIDLSSLTFGAPAPQRTSTRLVLVRYGNGLQLGLVLEQATNTVRCQPDEFQPYGLDNSEARYLGPVRQDAQGLLQRIQVDDLLSDAVRLLLFPDQSAQVAG, encoded by the coding sequence ATGAACGATCTGCAACCGCGTGATCAGCGGCAGGCCGAAGCCAAGGGCGTGTTGTACCTGCTGTTCCATATTGGCGAACAGCGCTTTGCCCTGGATGTGCGCGAAGTGATAGAGGTGCTGCCGCTGCGCCCGCTCAAGCCCATCGCCCAGGCGCCCGTCTGGGTCGCCGGGATCCTCGGGCATCGCGGCGCGCTGGTACCGGTCATCGACCTGTCGTCCCTTACCTTCGGCGCGCCTGCGCCGCAGCGCACCAGCACGCGCCTGGTACTGGTGCGTTATGGCAATGGCCTGCAACTGGGGCTGGTGCTCGAACAGGCGACCAACACCGTGCGTTGCCAACCCGACGAGTTCCAGCCCTATGGGCTGGACAATAGCGAGGCGCGTTACCTGGGGCCTGTGCGACAGGATGCACAAGGGTTGTTGCAGCGCATCCAGGTCGACGACCTGTTGAGCGATGCCGTACGCCTGCTGTTGTTCCCGGATCAATCCGCGCAGGTGGCAGGATGA